One Mycobacteroides salmoniphilum DNA segment encodes these proteins:
- a CDS encoding holo-ACP synthase, with translation MIVGIGIDLVTISEFGEQLASPGTAFGSAFTPGERRDAASKTGGEARYLAARWAAKEAVIKAWSGSRYSQRPVLPENIHRDIEVVTDTWGRPRIRLSGAIAEYLADMTMHVTLTHDGDTAAAFVVLEQEAQPQD, from the coding sequence GTGATTGTCGGTATCGGGATCGATCTAGTCACCATCTCCGAGTTCGGAGAGCAACTAGCGAGTCCCGGAACGGCTTTCGGGTCCGCGTTTACGCCGGGGGAGCGGCGTGACGCGGCCTCGAAGACCGGTGGTGAGGCGCGGTACTTGGCGGCCCGTTGGGCGGCGAAGGAGGCCGTCATCAAGGCGTGGTCGGGTTCGCGCTACTCGCAGCGGCCGGTGCTGCCGGAAAACATCCACCGCGACATCGAGGTCGTCACGGACACCTGGGGCCGCCCGCGTATTCGGCTTTCCGGGGCGATTGCCGAGTACTTGGCAGATATGACGATGCACGTGACCCTGACCCATGACGGTGACACTGCAGCGGCGTTCGTCGTGCTGGAACAGGAAGCTCAGCCGCAGGACTAG
- a CDS encoding DHA2 family efflux MFS transporter permease subunit produces MQLPHSARRWLGLVAIALGVALIVVDTTIVNVIIPSIVRDLGVTSVQAQWVQESYAIVFAALLLLVGRASDILGARRVFLVGVVVFGATSLLAGLAPTGGLLVLARFMQGAGAALILPTSLALLNALFTGKARGQAFAVWGSTIGAATALGPLLGGWLSEHASWRWAFGINIPLVVAICVGALMFIPRSPRTTARVDVLGAVYSIIGLGLLAFGLIDGRTYGWVHSTEPFQLFGIRWTFGISPVFVALVLAALALVAFTARQIALTRGIEPGQPTKALMDVRLLSISSFRNGNIATLIIGLGEFGIVAVLPLWLQFALGYSPVQAGLALVPVALGSFVASGASFGMAQKISSLGLVRIGLALEALGLAVLGFLARPDSTWWAIATVLFVYGIGVGFATAQVTNVVLAEVPERSAGQGSGLQSVFRQLGSALGIAVLTTTFFSVIGSRLSGSLTALGVPEPQSDDFTHAVVGSAGAAIETLSAQPHTAAIADAARDAMAHGVALGSYLAAGFLLAGLIATVLIAPASAPAEPPVETRI; encoded by the coding sequence ATGCAACTGCCACATAGCGCCCGCCGATGGTTGGGGTTGGTCGCCATCGCGTTAGGGGTGGCGCTGATCGTCGTGGACACCACGATCGTCAACGTCATCATTCCCTCGATCGTGCGCGACCTCGGTGTCACGTCCGTCCAAGCGCAGTGGGTGCAGGAGTCCTACGCGATCGTGTTCGCGGCGCTGCTGTTGCTCGTCGGCCGTGCTTCCGACATTCTCGGCGCACGCCGTGTCTTCCTTGTCGGCGTGGTCGTATTCGGCGCGACCAGCTTGCTGGCGGGTCTGGCGCCGACCGGAGGCCTGCTGGTGCTGGCCCGCTTCATGCAAGGAGCGGGGGCCGCCCTGATCTTGCCGACATCACTTGCACTGCTCAATGCACTGTTCACCGGTAAGGCACGGGGCCAGGCCTTCGCCGTCTGGGGATCCACCATTGGTGCTGCCACGGCACTGGGCCCCCTGCTCGGAGGCTGGCTATCCGAGCACGCCTCGTGGCGTTGGGCTTTCGGAATCAACATTCCACTCGTGGTGGCGATCTGTGTCGGCGCACTGATGTTCATTCCGCGCTCACCGCGCACCACCGCGCGAGTTGATGTCCTCGGCGCCGTGTACTCGATCATCGGCTTGGGACTACTCGCCTTCGGATTGATCGACGGCCGCACGTACGGATGGGTCCATAGCACCGAGCCGTTTCAGCTTTTCGGCATACGGTGGACGTTCGGCATCTCGCCCGTATTCGTCGCTCTGGTCCTGGCGGCGTTGGCCCTGGTTGCGTTCACCGCCCGCCAAATCGCCCTAACCCGTGGCATAGAACCGGGGCAGCCGACCAAAGCCCTGATGGATGTCCGGCTCCTGTCCATCAGCTCTTTCCGCAACGGCAACATTGCCACGCTGATTATCGGGCTGGGCGAGTTCGGCATCGTGGCCGTTCTTCCGCTGTGGCTGCAATTCGCCTTGGGATATAGCCCTGTCCAGGCCGGGCTGGCTCTGGTGCCCGTGGCGCTCGGCAGCTTCGTGGCTAGTGGTGCCAGCTTTGGCATGGCCCAAAAGATCTCGTCTCTCGGCCTGGTCCGTATCGGTTTGGCGTTGGAGGCGTTGGGATTGGCCGTACTCGGATTCCTCGCGCGGCCCGACAGCACCTGGTGGGCCATCGCGACGGTGTTGTTCGTCTACGGAATTGGTGTCGGATTCGCGACCGCCCAGGTGACCAATGTGGTGCTCGCCGAGGTTCCGGAGCGCAGTGCGGGTCAGGGTTCGGGCTTGCAGAGCGTGTTTCGTCAGCTGGGGTCGGCATTGGGGATCGCGGTGCTCACGACAACCTTCTTCAGCGTCATCGGTTCGCGGCTCAGCGGCAGTCTGACTGCGCTGGGCGTACCCGAGCCCCAATCCGACGACTTCACTCACGCAGTCGTGGGCAGTGCGGGCGCCGCCATCGAAACACTCTCCGCACAACCACACACGGCGGCAATTGCCGATGCCGCACGCGACGCCATGGCTCACGGTGTCGCGCTGGGCAGCTATCTGGCTGCGGGTTTCCTCCTGGCAGGGCTCATTGCGACCGTACTCATCGCACCGGCCTCGGCGCCGGCAGAGCCGCCGGTCGAAACCCGAATCTGA
- a CDS encoding MarR family winged helix-turn-helix transcriptional regulator, whose product MPQKMSDDVMVQRIQLMAEMRSLDSAFAELGRHLAGWLGMHHTDAVALLEIVEAEQREEPLSPARLGERVALTSGATTALVNRLERAHHVVRARGHGDRRMVSLHATEHVRGLTAQYFGPLGDRLDEMMSRYPAEQRRLFIDFMVDLRSTLDQHLHEQDPDAPPIQSE is encoded by the coding sequence GTGCCGCAGAAGATGTCGGATGACGTTATGGTGCAACGTATTCAGCTGATGGCGGAGATGCGCAGCCTGGATTCGGCTTTCGCGGAGCTGGGTAGACACCTCGCGGGATGGCTGGGGATGCACCACACTGACGCGGTCGCGCTACTGGAGATCGTTGAGGCCGAACAGCGAGAAGAACCGTTGTCACCGGCCAGGCTCGGCGAGCGTGTGGCCCTCACTTCGGGCGCGACGACGGCACTGGTCAATCGGCTCGAACGTGCGCATCATGTTGTACGAGCGCGGGGCCATGGGGACCGGCGCATGGTCAGCTTGCACGCCACGGAGCATGTCCGCGGGCTGACCGCGCAGTACTTCGGGCCATTGGGTGATCGCCTCGACGAGATGATGAGTCGGTACCCGGCGGAGCAGCGTCGGCTGTTCATCGACTTCATGGTCGATCTGCGCAGCACGCTGGATCAGCACCTGCACGAACAAGATCCAGATGCGCCGCCAATACAGAGTGAGTAG
- the bcp gene encoding thioredoxin-dependent thiol peroxidase, with amino-acid sequence MAETKRLEVGDKAPAFTLLDADGEKVSLSSYKGRKVIIYFYPAAMTPGCTKQACDFRDSLAELNGAGLDVIGISPDKPEKLAKFRERDGVNFPLLSDPDKTTLTAYGAFGEKKLYGKIVEGVIRSTFVVDEKGTIETAQYNVKATGHVAKLRRDISV; translated from the coding sequence ATGGCGGAAACCAAGCGGCTCGAAGTTGGCGATAAGGCCCCGGCGTTCACCCTGCTCGACGCCGACGGCGAGAAGGTGTCGCTGTCCTCCTACAAGGGTCGCAAGGTGATCATCTATTTCTATCCGGCCGCCATGACGCCCGGCTGCACCAAGCAGGCCTGCGACTTCCGCGATAGCCTCGCCGAGCTCAATGGCGCGGGCCTCGACGTCATCGGCATCTCACCCGACAAGCCCGAGAAGCTGGCGAAGTTCCGCGAGCGCGACGGCGTGAACTTCCCACTGCTGTCCGACCCCGACAAGACGACGCTGACCGCGTATGGCGCCTTCGGCGAGAAGAAGCTGTACGGGAAGATCGTCGAGGGCGTGATCCGATCGACCTTCGTCGTCGACGAAAAGGGCACGATTGAAACGGCGCAGTACAACGTGAAGGCCACCGGGCACGTCGCCAAGTTGCGCCGCGACATATCCGTCTAA
- a CDS encoding DUF3618 domain-containing protein, translating to MARDPEAIKADIDKARDQLAATVDTLSDRANPQRLAEDAKASVLATLNKPAIKFTILGVGAVVAALVARKVLRKFRRD from the coding sequence GTGGCCAGGGATCCCGAGGCAATCAAGGCCGATATCGACAAGGCCCGCGACCAGCTCGCGGCAACAGTCGACACCCTGAGCGACCGCGCCAATCCGCAGCGCCTGGCCGAGGACGCCAAGGCGTCGGTGCTGGCGACGCTCAACAAGCCGGCCATCAAATTCACCATCCTCGGTGTCGGCGCCGTGGTTGCCGCACTGGTGGCGCGCAAGGTTCTGCGCAAGTTCCGTCGCGACTGA
- a CDS encoding NAD(P)-dependent alcohol dehydrogenase yields MTLSVPAYAAFSPTEPLRPTVVERREPGPKDIVIDIVWAGICHSDIHTVSNHWGPASFPVVPGHEIAGVVTQVGSEVEKFTVGDRAGVGCMVGSCGECANCKSGEEQFCNGEGGFVGTYNAVGKDGRPTYGGYSDLIVVDEAFALRIPDALPLDQAAPLLCAGITMYSPLHHWGAGPGTRVGVIGLGGLGHMGVQIAHALGAEVTVLSQSLRKQEDGLSLGADHYYATSDPATFTKLASSFDLILNTVSDGIDVEGLLWLLDKDGTLVQLGLPEDPINFKPSPLVFGRRRWAGSPIGGIAETQEMLDFCAAKGIAALVEKIEAPQINEAYARVLKSDVRYRFVIDGASFTA; encoded by the coding sequence GTGACGTTGTCTGTCCCCGCCTATGCCGCCTTCTCCCCGACGGAGCCGCTTCGCCCGACTGTGGTCGAGCGTCGCGAACCCGGCCCGAAAGACATTGTCATCGATATCGTTTGGGCCGGAATCTGCCACAGTGACATCCACACGGTAAGCAACCATTGGGGTCCCGCGAGCTTCCCCGTGGTGCCGGGGCACGAGATCGCCGGTGTGGTGACCCAGGTCGGCTCCGAGGTCGAGAAGTTCACGGTTGGCGACCGCGCCGGTGTCGGCTGCATGGTCGGTTCCTGCGGCGAGTGCGCCAACTGCAAATCAGGCGAAGAGCAGTTCTGCAACGGCGAGGGCGGCTTTGTTGGCACGTACAACGCGGTGGGCAAGGACGGACGGCCGACCTATGGCGGGTACAGCGACCTCATCGTGGTGGATGAGGCATTCGCGCTGAGGATTCCGGACGCGCTTCCTCTCGATCAGGCCGCTCCGCTGCTGTGTGCCGGAATCACCATGTACTCCCCGCTGCACCATTGGGGGGCCGGCCCCGGTACTCGTGTCGGCGTCATTGGCCTTGGGGGGCTTGGTCATATGGGTGTCCAGATCGCCCACGCGCTGGGCGCTGAAGTAACGGTGCTGAGCCAGTCACTGCGCAAGCAGGAGGATGGCCTGAGCCTCGGTGCAGACCACTACTACGCAACCAGTGACCCGGCCACCTTCACCAAGCTCGCGTCCTCCTTCGATCTGATCCTCAACACGGTCTCCGACGGGATCGATGTCGAGGGCCTGCTGTGGCTCCTGGATAAGGACGGGACGCTGGTTCAACTGGGCCTGCCGGAGGACCCGATCAATTTCAAGCCCTCACCGCTGGTCTTCGGACGCCGCCGCTGGGCGGGCTCACCAATCGGCGGAATCGCCGAAACCCAGGAAATGCTCGACTTCTGCGCGGCCAAGGGCATCGCAGCGCTGGTAGAGAAGATTGAGGCGCCCCAGATCAACGAGGCCTATGCACGGGTACTCAAGAGCGATGTGCGGTACCGGTTCGTGATCGACGGAGCCAGCTTTACGGCTTGA
- a CDS encoding class I SAM-dependent methyltransferase — MGIDTSGITPEEETAFLTLKARAVNDGWQRPILSDPGATAAVDMIDYDFDALGVLAPVACQSALRAKLLDDRVRTFITKHPDAVVVDLGAGLDDGYRRIEPPATVDWYSVDLPGMARLRDEVMPPGAGEHTIGVSITDPAWIAGIPSDRPAMVVADGFFAFLTKEQIIATMRAVTDHFPTGQLAFNDYGRMVIGVWISKLFPQKMFKKVNQLRGFEGYDDPRTPERWNPRLRFVEEFSLVDAPEVELFPTWLRISSRLARYSASMRRSARILRFEF; from the coding sequence ATGGGCATTGACACCAGCGGCATCACCCCGGAGGAAGAGACCGCCTTTCTCACCCTGAAGGCACGGGCAGTCAACGACGGCTGGCAGCGACCGATCCTGTCGGATCCAGGTGCGACGGCTGCCGTCGACATGATCGATTACGACTTCGACGCACTGGGGGTGCTCGCCCCAGTAGCATGCCAATCCGCTTTACGCGCAAAACTTCTCGACGATCGCGTGCGGACGTTCATCACCAAGCACCCCGACGCGGTGGTCGTCGATCTCGGTGCCGGTCTCGACGATGGGTATCGACGCATCGAGCCGCCGGCCACCGTCGATTGGTACAGCGTCGACCTACCCGGGATGGCCAGGCTGCGCGATGAAGTCATGCCTCCGGGCGCCGGTGAGCACACCATCGGGGTGTCCATTACCGACCCGGCGTGGATTGCCGGAATACCGTCGGATCGTCCGGCGATGGTGGTGGCCGACGGGTTCTTCGCATTCCTGACCAAGGAACAGATCATCGCCACCATGCGCGCCGTCACCGACCACTTCCCCACCGGGCAACTGGCGTTCAACGATTACGGCCGCATGGTGATAGGCGTGTGGATTTCAAAACTGTTCCCACAGAAGATGTTCAAGAAGGTCAACCAGCTGCGCGGATTCGAGGGTTACGACGATCCACGCACCCCAGAGCGCTGGAACCCTCGGCTGCGGTTCGTCGAAGAGTTCAGCCTGGTGGATGCTCCTGAGGTGGAACTGTTTCCGACGTGGCTGCGGATCTCGTCGCGGCTGGCGCGCTACAGCGCGTCGATGAGACGGTCCGCACGCATCCTGCGGTTCGAGTTCTAG